One window of the Vigna radiata var. radiata cultivar VC1973A chromosome 1, Vradiata_ver6, whole genome shotgun sequence genome contains the following:
- the LOC106757810 gene encoding transcription factor MYB52-like: protein MSNSLHLRNGGSGFSAEMNVFPLASVPVLALQCSKTLRFMGHVGGTEIECSDMPFKNLNSSLIQNQEKEEESFGIQKKDLSLRPGEELEAKGSSLAEKLRQTKLCARGHWRPVEDAKLKDLVAQLGPQNWNSIAEHLPGRSGKSCRLRWFNQLDPRINRKAFSEEEEERLLNAHKVYGNKWAMISRLFPGRTDNAVKNHWHVIMARRQREKSSVFRRRKPTFQILPPKDFDLILPLNGGSESTISSTIIDESPSTGTNLSFTPSLAKPTPLSFLNHCHVQNLQTFGGSLMGLSGESRKALREVSFGMYFGGWRDSFEVGQMGVDQSNYSESNSSEVSVSESIATNNTTNLSISGENENMGNNKANKIIFIDFLGVGAA, encoded by the exons ATGAGTAACTCACTACACTTGAGGAATGGTGGTAGTGGATTCAGTGCTGAAATGAATGTTTTTCCTTTAGCTTCTGTTCCTGTTCTTGCTCTTCAGTGTTCAAAAACTTTAAGGTTCATGGGTCATGTTGGAGGAACAGAAATTGAATGTTCTGACATGCCCTTTAAGAATTTGAACTCCTCACTGATCCAAAACcaggagaaagaagaagaatctTTTGGGATTCAGAAAAAGGACTTGTCTTTGAGACCTGGTGAAGAACTTGAAGCTAAGGGTTCTTCATTGGCAGAGAAACTTAGACAGACCAAGCTTTGTGCAAGAGGACATTGGAGGCCAGTTGAAGATGCCAAACTTAAAGACCTTGTTGCACAATTGGGACCTCAAAATTGGAACTCCATAGCAGAACATCTTCCAGGAAGATCAG GAAAAAGTTGCAGATTGAGGTGGTTTAATCAGTTAGATCCTAGAATTAACAGAAAGGCTTtcagtgaggaagaagaagagagactCTTGAATGCTCACAAAGTGTATGGTAACAAATGGGCCATGATTTCTAGACTCTTCCCTGGTAGGACTGATAATGCAGTGAAGAATCATTGGCATGTGATCATGGCTAGGAGGCAAAGGGAAAAGTCATCTGTCTTCAGAAGGAGAAAACCCACATTTCAGATCCTTCCACCAAAGGATTTTGATTTGATCTTGCCACTGAATGGAGGCAGTGAATCAACCATTTCAAGCACCATCATTGATGAATCTCCCTCAACAGGAACTAACCTCTCTTTCACTCCCTCTTTAGCCAAACCAACTCCTCTGTCTTTCCTAAACCATTGTCATGTTCAGAATCTCCAAACTTTTGGTGGTTCTCTAATGG GTTTATCTGGAGAAAGCAGAAAAGCACTGAGAGAAGTGAGTTTTGGGATGTATTTTGGTGGTTGGAGGGATTCATTTGAGGTTGGACAGATGGGTGTGGATCAATCTAATTATTCAGAGTCAAACTCATCAGAAGTTTCAGTATCTGAGTCAATTGCCACCAACAACACTACCAATCTCTCAATTTCTGGGGAAAATGAAAACATGGGTAATAACAAGGCCAACAAAATCATATTCATTGACTTTCTTGGAGTAGGAGCTGCATAA